Proteins from a genomic interval of Pseudodesulfovibrio nedwellii:
- a CDS encoding DnaJ family domain-containing protein, whose translation MFNFAQIVSEAHIKRAIKEGKFDNLEGKGKPLPKDEAENLPPELRMAYRMLKSSGYVPSEIAEENEIVRTIDLLAHMKDEQERYRQIQKLNVMILKMNERRGRPIHLDDSGEYYHRIVEKVRIAEERFGTTHKNNE comes from the coding sequence ATGTTTAATTTCGCGCAGATCGTGTCTGAAGCCCATATCAAACGGGCAATCAAGGAAGGCAAATTCGACAACCTTGAAGGGAAAGGAAAGCCACTCCCCAAAGATGAAGCCGAGAACCTGCCCCCAGAACTACGCATGGCGTATCGAATGTTAAAAAGCTCTGGCTATGTGCCTTCTGAAATAGCTGAAGAAAACGAAATAGTACGCACCATCGATCTTTTGGCGCACATGAAAGACGAACAGGAACGGTATCGACAGATACAAAAACTGAACGTCATGATATTGAAGATGAACGAACGACGCGGACGCCCAATCCATCTGGATGACTCGGGCGAATATTATCACCGCATTGTAGAAAAAGTACGGATCGCGGAAGAACGATTCGGCACCACCCATAAAAACAACGAGTAA
- a CDS encoding helix-turn-helix domain-containing protein, with translation MDVAFNESAIIHQQCSAQSVGMGFILRGHSKSASPSYKRSMKVVPNMNGHFVFPETVDMKVKILPERCQKVWILMNKNTLIDMTRDDEESFSLFWEGLHQQKTIVASDKLTSVMRHTLLQVLNCPYRGKVRSLFLESKTLELMSYKLEQIQNSRRKGMSRTATVGPADEERVQYAADLLVQDMQSPPDLSALCSAVGLSRSKLHSSFRLVHGCTPLEYLRDYRLASAKKMLKEGRCNVNEAAYWVGYESVGYFSKLFSARFLKTPKEFLRTNSRC, from the coding sequence ATGGATGTTGCTTTTAACGAGTCGGCCATCATTCACCAGCAATGTTCCGCGCAATCAGTGGGAATGGGGTTTATTCTTAGAGGGCATTCCAAGTCAGCTTCCCCATCCTACAAACGGTCTATGAAGGTCGTTCCGAATATGAATGGTCATTTTGTTTTTCCTGAAACCGTTGATATGAAGGTTAAAATTTTGCCAGAAAGGTGCCAAAAGGTATGGATTCTCATGAATAAAAACACCTTGATTGATATGACTCGTGATGACGAGGAATCCTTTTCCCTTTTTTGGGAAGGGCTACACCAACAAAAAACGATTGTCGCGTCGGACAAGCTTACTTCCGTCATGCGTCACACCTTGCTTCAGGTCTTGAACTGCCCGTACCGAGGAAAGGTTCGCTCTTTGTTTTTAGAGAGTAAAACACTGGAGCTGATGAGTTACAAACTTGAACAGATTCAAAATAGTCGTCGGAAAGGAATGAGCAGGACTGCTACGGTGGGGCCTGCCGATGAAGAGCGGGTTCAATATGCTGCTGATTTGCTGGTTCAGGACATGCAGAGTCCACCGGATCTTTCTGCCTTATGCAGTGCCGTCGGTCTGAGTCGCAGTAAGCTTCATTCATCTTTTAGGCTTGTGCATGGGTGCACCCCTTTGGAGTACCTGCGTGACTATAGACTTGCCTCTGCCAAAAAGATGCTGAAAGAGGGGCGCTGCAATGTCAACGAAGCTGCTTACTGGGTGGGCTACGAAAGCGTCGGTTATTTTTCCAAGCT